ACTGAATCCGCTAGAAATGGATCACCTTGATTATGCTGCACAGGTCGCCATTTATATTCAGGAACTTCGTTTTTTAACGGATTACCTGAATGGAAGCACTTACTATTCTATCACGCATCCTGAGCACAATCTGGATAGAACAAAAAACCAGCTGGAGCTGTTGAAAGGATTAAGGGAATACTTGAGAGTTTGAGAGTCGGAGAGTTTGAGGGTTAGAAAGTTGGATTTTTAAGTGAATAGATTCCTACGGAATGACAAAGTGTGCAGATAGATAAAGCGCTCTGTTTATCATTCTGTAAGAATCTGTTTCTACTCTCAAATCCTCAAACTCTCCTACTTTCAAAAACCTACTCTCAAACCAAAAACTCCAGAATTCTCTTCCATTCTTCCAGCTTCTTCTCAAAGGAAACGGTATGAAGCGGACTTGTAGACGGCAATAAAAAAATGGGCAGTTTATAATTTTTCCCAAGCAGTTTTTGTAAGTTTTTGTAGGATTTCCCGCCGTTGCAGAAAATAGCTTTAACGTTTGGATGTTCCTCCAACAGCTCAGCAATCTGATTGGCTTCTTCATTTTTGATTTCAGAATCCAGACTTCCTTTTCTTTCGCAGGAATCAATGACATCCCACAGAGCAATGTGATACTTCTTTATGATTTCAATTCGTTGAACGTAATCGTCGGTGAATTCTTCGTTCAGCAGTTCAAAAATAATTTTCCAGAATTTGTTTTGCGGGTGGGCATAATATTGCTGTTTTTCTAATGATTTCACTCCGGGAATTGATCCTAAAATTAAAATTTCAGATTGGGTATCAATAAGAGGTGGAAATGAAGAAATACGGTTTTGCATATTCAAATATAGAGATTTTATTACTTGCAGATTAGGAAGCTGGAAGAGGGAGGCTGGAAGTTAGCCAGATTATTCATTATAAAAAAAACGGGCAAAAGCCCGTTTCTATTGATCATAAATTGTTGTTTGTCTTATAAAGTTTCTTTCAGCCAATCGAAGAATTCTCTCTGCCATACCAATCCGTTTTGTGGATGCAGTACCCAGTGATTTTCGTTCGGGAAGTAAACTAATTTAGATTTTAATCCTCTTAATTTTGCAGCCTGAAAAGCTTCCTGTCCTTGCTCGTAAGGAACACGGAAATCAATTCCACCCTGAACAATCATAATAGGTTTGTTCCATTTATCTACGAAGTTACTTGGGTTGAACTCTGTATACGCTTTTGGCTGTGGCTTTTCCCATGGAGAACCAAGATCCCAGTTCGCAAACCAAAGTTCTTCTGTTGTCAGATACCAGGATTTCATATCAAATAATCCGTCATGAGCAATAAACGTTTTGAATCTGTTTTCATGAATTCCTGCCAGCATAAATACGCTGTATCCTCCATAACTAGCTCCTACAGCTGCTACTCTGTCTCCGTCTACATATGGTAAAGTTTTCGCAAAGTCTGTAGCTGCCAGATAATCTCTCATTGGCTGTCCGCCCCAGTCTCTTGAAATTTCTTCGTTCCATTTTGTTCCCCAGCCCGGCATACCTCTTCTGTTGGGAGCTACCACGATATAATCATTCGCTGTCATTAAGGCGAAGTTCCATCTTACACTGAAAAACTGAGTAAGAGCAGACTGTGGCCCTCCCTGGCAGTAAACCAAAGTCGGATATTTTTTATTAGGATCAAAGTTCGGTGGATAATGGAACCAAACTCCCATTTCTTTACCGTCTGAAGTTTTTACCATTTTAAGTTCAGATTTCCCCTGAGCTAATT
The nucleotide sequence above comes from Chryseobacterium sp. 7. Encoded proteins:
- a CDS encoding DNA-deoxyinosine glycosylase, with the translated sequence MQNRISSFPPLIDTQSEILILGSIPGVKSLEKQQYYAHPQNKFWKIIFELLNEEFTDDYVQRIEIIKKYHIALWDVIDSCERKGSLDSEIKNEEANQIAELLEEHPNVKAIFCNGGKSYKNLQKLLGKNYKLPIFLLPSTSPLHTVSFEKKLEEWKRILEFLV